A region of Argentina anserina chromosome 5, drPotAnse1.1, whole genome shotgun sequence DNA encodes the following proteins:
- the LOC126793913 gene encoding LOW QUALITY PROTEIN: uncharacterized protein LOC126793913 (The sequence of the model RefSeq protein was modified relative to this genomic sequence to represent the inferred CDS: inserted 3 bases in 2 codons; substituted 1 base at 1 genomic stop codon): MAERKVINKYYPPDFDPSKLPQARRPKTQQIKVSMMLPMSIRCNTCGNYIYKGRKFNSRKDVVGEKYLGTQIFRFYFKCPECSAELAMKTDPQNSDYVMEPGTIXNFEPWLNEDEDADKEKQKRESEETGDAMKSLEXRTVDLKREMDILAALDEMKXQPSRQATVSVDEMFEALQHPLAHNKKRLEC, translated from the exons ATGGCAGAGCGTAAGGTTATCAACAAGTACTACCCGCCGGATTTCGACCCGTCCAAGCTGCCCCAAGCCCGGCGGCCGAAGACCCAACAAATTAAGGTTAGTATGATGCTTCCGATGAGCATTAGATGCAACACCTGCGGAAACTACATCTACAAAGGCAGAAAGTTCAACTCGCGTAAAGATGTCGTTGGCGAGAAGTATTTGGGAACTCAAATCTTTAGATTTTACTTCAAGTGCCCCGAGTGCTCGGCGGAGCTTGCGATGAAGACGGACCCGCAAAACTCAGACTATGTAATGGAGCCCGGGACTATCTGAAACTTTGAGCCTTGGCTTAATGAGGATGAGGACGCGGATAAGGAGAAACAGAAGAGGGAGTCAGAAGAGACGGGAGATGCTATGAAGTCTTTGGA AAGAACAGTGGATTTGAAACGGGAGATGGATATCCTTGCTGCTTTGGATGAGATGA TTCAGCCGTCCAGGCAAGCAACTGTGAGTGTGGATGAGATGTTCGAAGCTCTGCAACATCCGCTTGCGCACAATAAGAAAAGGCTGGagtgttaa
- the LOC126793917 gene encoding LOW QUALITY PROTEIN: uncharacterized protein LOC126793917 (The sequence of the model RefSeq protein was modified relative to this genomic sequence to represent the inferred CDS: substituted 3 bases at 3 genomic stop codons) gives MDSSSSSSSSPHRSRGGSNSEDRPXFFNTKAKSKGWSNAAIVPGRHPXRWRKDGAGNVVCKRFCNCQGCLCFEYDHILPYSKGGESVAENCXILQTRVVNIFKSNKEGVDENELKGYSCDVKFTDKELDIIEMAFYGDVIRPGNQCRCRTVAEMLGQVKSKDKTAACKLPHGNEAL, from the exons ATGGATTCTTCA TCATCGTCTTCATCTTCACCTCATCGCTCTCGCGGCGGCAGTAACAGCGAAGATAGGCCGTGATTCTTCAACACAAAAGCAAAGAGCAAGGGCTGGTCGAACGCCGCAATAGTGCCAGGTCGACACCCTTAGAGGTGGCGCAAAGACGGCGCCGGCAACGTTGTCTGTAAGCGCTTCTGCAATTGCCAGGGCTGCCTCTGCTTCGAGTATGATCACATCCTCCCCTACTCCAAGG GTGGTGAATCTGTAGCCGAAAATTGCTAGATTCTTCAAACAAGAGt AGTGAACATATTCAAATCTAACAAAGAGGGGGTCGACGAGAATGAATTGAAAGGGTACTCTTGTGATGTCAAGTTTACAG ATAAGGAGCTTGACATAATTGAAATGGCTTTTTATGGGGATGTGATCCGGCCAGGAAACCAGTGCCGATGCAGAACTGTAGCTGAGATGCTTGGTCAGGTCAAGTCAAAAGACAAAACTGCTGCTTGCAAGTTGCCGCATGGCAATGAGGCCCTATAG
- the LOC126794191 gene encoding protein WEAK CHLOROPLAST MOVEMENT UNDER BLUE LIGHT-like 3 has product MGEIDTKPIESVQAALSLFEDKADHRKPGPTGTTDKESEKEREIEGILKNLANYKVQLEAKDATYMQALLKLQHHQYTADELSTLLQSIQIERDEYLRECKEVSTHVDELESKVKEMADQLLETAKLREQLMHVSSELKATQAELFSVETDLARARDSELKALTQVKLMETSFNMEKERMEELVRHVAGLNDTIFMLKDTAIEAENEKWTMLSEKDAEIELARQADLKAQEHLDDARTQTLAFQKLENQLFSKSVYIEMLEYEINRVNEQLILSGKAASDAISSLKLVQEELEGKERKNSDQEVFPLEIELNNFNKEFMNANEVTSRLKLDVEHLTGELQEARSEIGEIKQRESNALVEIAMLESELHRRRSKVAAAEATEARKENRKSGMYLAIQQLAIEAENDKKENRMLKQGADGVEEEVEEQFQDAEAFEIDELKVEEDQEERKQKDDGHLITISLKEYECLIEKAEKADQIPLSLEKELSHRRQSSLSVMEEEDKSELERLKKELEAASAKVAQFRNRAEQAVTRADLAETAKAGLEDQIRRWREHRQKRKAALNALREVTAPREYGYHAPKEFSLPEYDEIQKENPPLSQVLNLKF; this is encoded by the exons ATGGGGGAGATTGATACCAAACCAATCGAATCAGTCCAGGCTGCTTTGTCCTTGTTTGAAGACAAAGCTGATCACCGGAAACCTGGCCCTACCGGCACCACCGAT AAGGAgagtgagaaagagagagaaattgaAGGTATACTAAAAAATTTGGCCAACTACAAGGTGCAATTGGAAGCAAAGGATGCTACATACATGCAAGCTCTCCTTAAGCTGCAACACCATCAGTACACAGCAGATGAGCTTTCCACTCTGCTTCAAAGCATTCAAATTGAGAGAGATGAATACTTACGAGAATGTAAAGAGGTCAGCACTCATGTAGATGAACTCGAGTCCAAGGTGAAGGAGATGGCAGATCAGCTTTTGGAAACTGCCAAGCTACGCGAGCAGCTTATGCATGTTTCGAGTGAGTTGAAGGCCACACAAGCGGAGCTGTTTAGCGTGGAAACTGACCTCGCGCGTGCTAGAGACTCAGAGCTCAAGGCCCTAACACAAGTGAAACTGATGGAGACTTCTTTCAACATGGAGAAAGAGAGGATGGAAGAGCTTGTGAGACATGTCGCAGGTCTCAATGACACAATATTCATGTTAAAAGATACTGCCATTGAAGCCGAGAATGAGAAGTGGACCATGTTATCAGAGAAAGATGCCGAGATCGAGTTAGCTAGACAAGCTGATCTTAAAGCACAGGAGCATCTAGATGATGCGAGAACACAAACACTAGCTTTTCAGAAGTTGGAGAATCAGCTCTTTTCCAAATCTGTGTACATTGAAATGCTTGAATATGAGATCAACAGGGTAAATGAACAACTTATTTTGTCCGGGAAGGCTGCTTCTGATGCTATTAGTAGTCTGAAACTAGTACAAGAAGAGTTGGAAGGGAAGGAAAGAAAGAACTCGGATCAGGAAGTTTTCCCACTTGAAATAGAATTGAATAATTTTAACAAAGAGTTTATGAATGCTAATGAAGTAACTAGTCGCTTGAAGCTTGATGTTGAACATCTAACCGGCGAGTTACAGGAGGCAAGAAGTGAGATCGGTGAGATCAAACAGAGGGAAAGCAATGCACTAGTTGAGATAGCAATGCTAGAATCAGAGCTGCATAGACGAAGGTCAAAAGTTGCAGCAGCAGAGGCAACTGAAGCGAGAAAGGAGAACAGGAAATCGGGGATGTATCTTGCAATTCAGCAACTAGCAATAGAAGCCGAAAATGACAAGAAGGAGAACAGAATGTTAAAACAAGGAGCAGATGGtgtagaagaagaagttgAAGAACAATTTCAAGATGCTGAAGCTTTTGAAATTGACGAACTCAAGgttgaagaagatcaagaagaaagaaaacaaaaggatGATGGACATCTCATAACAATTTCGTTGAAGGAATATGAATGCTTGATTGAGAAGGCCGAGAAGGCTGATCAAATTCCTTTGTCATTGGAGAAGGAACTTAGTCATAGAAGACAGTCAAGCTTGAGTGTCATGGAAGAGGAAGATAAGTCTGAGTTGGAAAGGTTGAAGAAGGAATTGGAGGCTGCTTCAGCGAAAGTAGCGCAGTTCAGGAACAGAGCAGAACAAGCAGTTACGAGAGCTGATCTTGCAGAGACAGCTAAAGCTGGACTCGAGGACCAGATAAGGCGATGGAGAGAGCACAGGCAAAAGAGAAAGGCTGCTCTTAATGCACTTAGGGAGGTAACAGCTCCAAGAGAATATGGATATCATGCTCCTAAAGAATTTAGCCTTCCTGAATACGATGAAATACAAAAGGAAAATCCCCCACTAAGTCAGGTGCTTAACTTGAAATTCTAG